A part of Paludisphaera rhizosphaerae genomic DNA contains:
- a CDS encoding right-handed parallel beta-helix repeat-containing protein: MNGCAIVLAFCLSGISAEGPSVAGYATIQEALDANPGKVVEVPAGDHEIHETIRIATPGGGLSGTGRIIQTDPSKAIVRIDHADGALLRGLTLTRPEGRQETEAQAVIATDSRDVTLADLRVLDNQSRSATIELRRCEDGRVVGCLVQNYQRIGVDDRTDSPDNGYAFRCVIGTGILVAECRGTLVQGNTIREDRLVATPELKRTHELGKFIKKNAVRGRLAGVRDWERGETDNWMQGTAVHIASPESTDFTRVLGNHVERAGQGFDIHADRVILAQNTVDDALIGMKAMHGSRHVVVIGNQFARNSLWSIGLMPGAASHRAKPSDDGRPASAANVDGGSIIANNIISDFGRGVTRWIWGGHPGYPLRFDHGQLPDNPPLTDVVIQGNVVYASDRDDLPAAAPSYRYAVLVEGGPTAPVGLHFSGNVFHPGSEGVSNVELKP; the protein is encoded by the coding sequence ATGAACGGGTGCGCGATCGTGCTGGCGTTCTGTCTCTCGGGAATCTCGGCCGAGGGGCCGTCCGTCGCGGGGTACGCGACGATCCAGGAGGCGCTCGACGCCAACCCCGGCAAGGTCGTCGAGGTGCCGGCGGGAGATCATGAGATCCATGAGACGATCCGGATCGCAACGCCCGGCGGAGGGCTCTCGGGGACGGGGCGAATCATCCAGACGGACCCCTCGAAGGCCATCGTTCGGATCGACCACGCCGACGGCGCCCTGCTCCGCGGCCTCACGCTCACGAGGCCGGAAGGACGCCAGGAGACCGAGGCCCAGGCGGTGATCGCCACCGATTCGCGCGACGTGACGCTCGCCGACCTTCGAGTCCTCGACAATCAGAGTCGATCGGCCACGATCGAACTCCGGCGCTGCGAGGACGGACGGGTCGTCGGCTGTCTGGTGCAGAACTACCAGCGCATCGGGGTCGACGATCGGACGGACTCGCCCGACAACGGCTATGCCTTTCGCTGCGTCATCGGCACGGGGATCCTGGTGGCCGAATGCCGCGGGACGCTCGTTCAGGGGAACACGATCCGCGAGGACCGGCTCGTCGCCACTCCTGAATTGAAGCGCACGCATGAGTTGGGGAAGTTCATCAAGAAGAACGCCGTGCGGGGGCGTCTCGCGGGCGTCCGCGACTGGGAGCGGGGGGAGACTGACAACTGGATGCAGGGGACCGCCGTCCACATCGCCTCTCCCGAATCGACCGACTTCACGCGGGTTCTCGGCAACCACGTCGAACGCGCGGGCCAGGGCTTCGACATCCACGCCGATCGCGTGATCCTGGCTCAGAACACCGTCGACGACGCCCTGATCGGGATGAAGGCGATGCACGGTTCGCGGCACGTCGTCGTGATCGGCAACCAGTTCGCGCGGAACTCGCTCTGGAGCATCGGCCTGATGCCTGGAGCGGCGTCGCATCGGGCGAAACCGAGCGACGACGGACGCCCCGCCTCGGCGGCCAACGTGGACGGCGGCTCGATCATCGCCAACAACATCATCAGCGACTTCGGCCGAGGCGTCACCCGATGGATCTGGGGCGGCCATCCCGGCTATCCCCTCCGCTTCGACCACGGCCAGCTCCCCGACAACCCCCCGCTGACCGACGTCGTCATCCAGGGGAACGTCGTGTACGCGTCCGACCGCGACGACCTCCCCGCCGCCGCTCCCTCGTATCGTTACGCCGTCCTCGTCGAGGGCGGGCCTACGGCCCCCGTCGGACTGCATTTCTCGGGCAACGTCTTTCATCCGGGCTCCGAGGGCGTCTCGAACGTCGAGCTGAAACCGTAG
- a CDS encoding M15 family metallopeptidase, protein MKPIRNAFATLVLLLGGGSTWGNDLLLVRPGVYEVGAATMTILIVANEHVDLSVKDAGDREILGFDLGSARSRWFVFSATPDEVWAYSGDLGTFGWRREADGLYRAIEMLDADGRLIHRLPDAFFDRLPATLKGRWVESQVALNPEPPPAGMFRIKPTRPIEQIRAEALTAEPPKEEGEFLKADLVDLTTLDPRIKLEIRYATPENFLGVPVYTTPRAFLQRPAAEALKRAQVKLGEKGLGLLIHDGYRPWYVTKIFREATPPKYHDFVADPAKGSRHNRGCAVDLSLYDLKTGKAVDMPTGYDDFSRCAFADYPGVTRAQALNRATLRKALEDEGFIALPEEWWHFDYQDWRKYPIQNVPFEKLGAGG, encoded by the coding sequence ATGAAGCCGATTCGGAACGCTTTTGCGACCCTGGTTCTGCTCCTCGGCGGCGGCTCGACCTGGGGGAACGACCTGCTTCTCGTTCGCCCCGGCGTCTATGAAGTCGGCGCCGCGACGATGACGATCCTGATCGTCGCCAACGAACACGTCGATCTCAGCGTCAAGGACGCCGGCGACCGAGAAATCCTCGGCTTCGACCTGGGCTCGGCCCGGTCGCGCTGGTTCGTCTTCTCGGCCACGCCCGATGAGGTTTGGGCCTACAGCGGCGACCTCGGAACCTTCGGCTGGCGACGCGAAGCGGACGGGCTCTATCGGGCGATCGAGATGCTCGACGCCGACGGCCGCCTGATCCACAGGCTCCCGGACGCCTTCTTCGATCGTCTGCCGGCCACGCTCAAGGGGCGGTGGGTCGAGAGCCAGGTCGCCCTCAATCCCGAACCCCCACCCGCCGGCATGTTCCGCATCAAACCGACTCGCCCCATCGAACAGATCCGCGCCGAGGCCCTGACGGCCGAACCACCCAAGGAAGAGGGCGAGTTCCTCAAGGCCGACCTCGTCGACCTGACGACGCTCGACCCGCGAATCAAGCTGGAGATCCGCTACGCCACGCCCGAGAACTTCCTGGGCGTCCCGGTCTACACGACCCCTCGTGCGTTCCTGCAACGCCCCGCGGCCGAGGCCTTGAAGCGGGCGCAGGTGAAGCTCGGCGAGAAGGGCCTGGGCCTGTTGATCCACGACGGCTATCGCCCCTGGTACGTCACCAAGATCTTCCGCGAGGCCACCCCGCCGAAGTACCACGACTTCGTCGCCGACCCCGCGAAGGGCTCGCGACACAACCGAGGATGCGCCGTGGATCTGTCGCTCTATGATCTCAAGACGGGCAAGGCCGTCGACATGCCCACCGGCTACGACGACTTCTCCCGATGCGCCTTCGCCGACTATCCCGGCGTCACCCGCGCCCAGGCCCTCAACCGCGCCACGCTCCGCAAGGCCCTGGAAGACGAGGGCTTCATCGCCCTCCCCGAGGAATGGTGGCACTTCGACTACCAGGACTGGCGGAAGTACCCCATCCAGAACGTCCCCTTCGAGAAGCTGGGAGCGGGCGGTTGA
- a CDS encoding DUF1559 domain-containing protein: protein MQSSKSRRAFTLIELLVVIAIIAVLIALLLPAVQAAREAARRAQCVNNLKQLGLAMMNYESTNTSFAPGRKGCCFGTWVVFVLPFLEQGNMYASWNFTGSPQWDPSSPMFRYNGVANSTLTNTRISAFTCPSDTPNTQFNGIQCYNYAVNFGNTGNAQQTTLNGINFGGAPFTDMISSANGGATTAQSGVVTIGGLSDGTSNTMMASEVIIGQGVDLRGFVHWGDASGFESYLAPNSKDFDRIYSASYVKYPYMTNPPGAVSTTTAPNMVAARSRHSGGVNAAMCDGSVRFMKDSISLPIWQALSTTKGGEVISADAY from the coding sequence TTGCAGAGTTCCAAGTCGCGCCGCGCCTTCACCCTGATCGAACTGCTGGTCGTCATCGCGATCATCGCCGTCCTTATCGCCCTGTTGCTGCCGGCCGTCCAGGCCGCTCGCGAGGCCGCCCGCCGCGCCCAGTGCGTCAACAACCTGAAGCAGTTGGGTCTGGCGATGATGAACTATGAAAGCACCAACACATCTTTCGCTCCTGGGCGAAAGGGTTGCTGCTTCGGCACCTGGGTCGTCTTCGTGCTCCCCTTCCTGGAGCAGGGGAACATGTACGCGTCCTGGAACTTCACGGGGAGCCCTCAGTGGGACCCGAGCTCGCCGATGTTCCGGTACAACGGCGTGGCCAACTCGACGCTGACGAACACCCGCATCTCGGCCTTCACCTGCCCGAGCGACACGCCCAACACGCAGTTCAACGGCATCCAGTGCTATAACTATGCGGTGAACTTCGGCAACACCGGCAACGCGCAGCAGACCACGCTGAACGGCATCAACTTCGGCGGCGCGCCGTTCACCGACATGATCAGCTCGGCCAACGGCGGAGCGACCACCGCCCAGTCCGGCGTGGTCACCATCGGCGGCCTCTCCGACGGCACGAGCAACACCATGATGGCCAGCGAGGTCATCATCGGCCAGGGCGTGGACCTCCGCGGCTTCGTCCACTGGGGCGACGCCTCCGGCTTCGAGTCTTACCTTGCCCCCAACAGCAAGGACTTCGACCGCATCTACTCGGCCAGCTACGTGAAGTACCCCTACATGACCAACCCGCCGGGCGCCGTCTCCACGACGACCGCGCCGAACATGGTCGCGGCCCGCAGCCGGCACTCCGGCGGCGTGAATGCGGCGATGTGCGACGGCAGCGTCCGGTTCATGAAGGACAGCATCAGCCTCCCGATCTGGCAGGCTCTGAGCACCACCAAGGGCGGCGAGGTCATCAGCGCCGACGCCTACTGA
- a CDS encoding Ig-like domain-containing protein: MNQIRILLLLIAPSFGDGPSVVLHRQNDKATVDVEGLYKADLDRLAKADWEAREWATLFAVSVAGQGSEQPPILGSYRVEEGRLRFEPRFAFVPGLRYRAEFRPGRLSGREGVASVSAEFSLPKPPPAAPTVVNQVYPSRSTLPENLLKFYLHFSAPMSQGRAYDFVHILDASGEEVEGAFLKLDEELWDRDGVRLTLLIDPGRIKREVGPREGFGPVLEAGKSYTLLVDARWPDAEGRPLGTPYRKPFRTTAADVVCPDVRSWRVRPPAAGSTDALIVESPKPLDHALFNRLVRVQSADGRDVAGRVVVTDEETRWSFTPERPWTAGAYKLAVGATLEDLAGNNLQRPFELDVFESVGRRIDVPVVHRSFEIR, translated from the coding sequence ATGAACCAGATCCGAATCCTCCTGCTGCTCATCGCGCCAAGCTTCGGCGACGGTCCGTCGGTCGTCTTGCATCGCCAGAACGACAAGGCGACCGTCGACGTCGAAGGTCTCTACAAGGCCGACCTGGACCGGCTCGCGAAGGCCGACTGGGAGGCTCGCGAGTGGGCGACGCTCTTCGCGGTCTCCGTCGCCGGTCAGGGCTCTGAACAGCCGCCGATCCTCGGTTCGTATCGGGTCGAGGAAGGCCGCCTGCGGTTTGAGCCTCGCTTCGCTTTCGTCCCCGGCCTCCGGTACCGCGCCGAGTTCCGTCCTGGCCGTCTATCAGGCCGCGAGGGCGTCGCGTCGGTCTCGGCTGAATTCTCGCTGCCGAAACCGCCGCCCGCCGCGCCGACCGTTGTGAATCAGGTCTACCCCAGCCGGTCGACGCTCCCCGAGAACCTGCTCAAGTTCTACCTCCACTTCAGCGCTCCGATGAGCCAGGGACGCGCCTACGACTTCGTCCACATCCTCGACGCGAGCGGCGAGGAGGTCGAGGGGGCGTTTCTGAAGCTCGACGAGGAGCTCTGGGATCGCGACGGCGTCCGCCTCACGCTGTTGATCGACCCCGGCCGAATCAAACGCGAGGTCGGTCCACGCGAGGGCTTCGGGCCCGTGCTCGAGGCCGGCAAAAGCTACACGCTCCTGGTTGACGCTCGATGGCCCGACGCCGAAGGCCGTCCGCTCGGAACGCCCTACCGGAAACCATTCCGCACAACGGCCGCCGACGTCGTTTGCCCCGACGTTCGGTCCTGGCGCGTCCGTCCGCCCGCCGCCGGCTCGACTGACGCACTGATCGTCGAGTCCCCCAAGCCGCTCGACCACGCCCTTTTCAATCGACTGGTTCGCGTGCAGAGCGCGGATGGGCGCGACGTGGCCGGCCGGGTGGTCGTGACCGACGAGGAGACTCGCTGGTCGTTCACGCCCGAGCGCCCCTGGACGGCCGGCGCCTATAAGCTTGCGGTCGGGGCGACGCTGGAGGATCTCGCCGGCAACAACCTTCAACGGCCTTTCGAACTCGACGTGTTCGAATCCGTCGGCCGTCGGATCGACGTCCCGGTCGTCCACCGCTCCTTCGAGATCCGTTGA
- a CDS encoding alpha/beta hydrolase yields MKTWAKWAGLTVLLMFCAALVLARQEPTPPDSVVFEKDVAYREVDGETLKLDIARPKDGDGPFPCVVFIHGGGWRAGDKRDFRGGIFGMAGQGAVGVSVQYRFAPKHPFPAQVDDVKAAVRYIREHAKELKVDPDRIAALGGSAGAYLALMLATTGDEDPKDGTSSAVKAAVSLAGPVDLTITYPIASRFMLDDFMGKDHKDDHAAKEKASPLHHLNAGDAPVLLIHGTKDELVPYEQIPPFAEACKKAGVEAEVLTIEGGGHGGGDAEALKRAIVKSVSFLRKHLGMPPIPGLDEAEAR; encoded by the coding sequence ATGAAGACCTGGGCGAAGTGGGCGGGGTTGACGGTGTTGCTGATGTTCTGCGCGGCGCTCGTGCTGGCCCGCCAGGAGCCGACGCCGCCGGACTCGGTCGTCTTCGAGAAGGACGTGGCGTATCGCGAGGTCGACGGCGAGACGCTCAAGCTGGACATCGCCCGCCCGAAGGACGGCGACGGGCCGTTCCCGTGCGTCGTCTTCATCCACGGCGGCGGCTGGCGGGCGGGGGACAAGCGCGACTTCCGCGGCGGCATCTTCGGCATGGCGGGGCAGGGGGCCGTGGGGGTCTCGGTGCAGTATCGGTTCGCCCCCAAGCACCCCTTCCCGGCGCAGGTCGACGACGTCAAGGCGGCCGTGCGGTACATCCGCGAGCACGCGAAGGAGTTGAAGGTCGACCCCGACCGCATCGCCGCGCTGGGAGGCTCCGCCGGCGCCTACCTGGCCCTCATGCTGGCGACCACCGGCGACGAAGACCCGAAGGATGGGACCTCCAGCGCCGTGAAGGCGGCCGTCTCTCTGGCCGGACCGGTCGATCTGACGATCACCTATCCGATCGCCTCGCGGTTCATGCTCGACGACTTCATGGGGAAGGATCACAAGGACGACCATGCTGCGAAGGAGAAGGCCAGCCCGCTGCATCACCTCAACGCCGGCGACGCCCCGGTCCTGCTGATCCACGGGACCAAGGACGAGCTCGTCCCGTATGAACAGATCCCCCCGTTCGCCGAGGCCTGCAAGAAGGCCGGCGTCGAAGCCGAGGTTCTCACCATCGAAGGGGGAGGCCACGGCGGCGGCGACGCCGAAGCCCTGAAGAGGGCGATCGTGAAATCCGTTTCCTTCCTGCGCAAGCATCTGGGCATGCCGCCGATCCCGGGGCTCGACGAAGCCGAAGCCCGCTGA
- a CDS encoding response regulator — protein MDWVSPQTLTAPAAGPSGLKTPHRLIGEAPGSKSSTKTVLHADDSGSVRRWVADQLAGMGLKVVSVADGDAALQYLKDGTCDLLLTDLEMPNLDGLALLAAVRELPSHRFLPVLVLSSKQPAEFAPARRQGVTGWLVKPVDGEHLRRWVRRVLPE, from the coding sequence ATGGACTGGGTCTCTCCCCAGACGCTGACCGCACCCGCGGCCGGGCCATCGGGCCTCAAGACGCCCCACCGGCTCATCGGCGAGGCCCCCGGCTCGAAGTCCAGCACCAAGACCGTGCTCCACGCCGACGACAGCGGCTCGGTCCGTCGCTGGGTCGCCGATCAACTCGCCGGAATGGGCCTGAAGGTCGTTTCCGTCGCCGACGGCGACGCGGCGTTGCAGTACCTCAAGGACGGGACCTGCGACCTGCTCCTGACCGACCTGGAAATGCCCAACCTCGACGGCCTGGCCCTGCTGGCGGCCGTCCGCGAGCTGCCCTCGCATCGGTTCCTCCCCGTCCTGGTCCTCTCCAGCAAACAACCGGCGGAGTTCGCCCCGGCGCGTCGTCAGGGCGTCACCGGCTGGCTGGTCAAACCCGTCGACGGCGAGCACCTGCGCCGATGGGTGCGTCGCGTCCTGCCGGAGTAG
- a CDS encoding STAS domain-containing protein yields MDSTKTKTVGLEGPATIYEVAGLKEAFREALAEGGNLRVELDESTKWDLAGLQLLVSCVKTAQAEGRRLTLAKVPRACVEAAERAGLSAWLESATEHD; encoded by the coding sequence TTGGATTCTACGAAGACCAAGACGGTGGGCCTTGAAGGACCGGCGACGATCTACGAGGTCGCCGGGCTGAAGGAGGCGTTCCGAGAGGCCCTGGCCGAGGGGGGAAACCTCCGGGTCGAGCTGGACGAGTCCACAAAGTGGGACCTGGCGGGGTTGCAGCTGCTGGTTTCGTGCGTGAAGACGGCGCAGGCGGAAGGCCGCCGGCTGACGCTGGCCAAGGTCCCTCGGGCATGCGTGGAAGCAGCCGAGCGGGCCGGACTGTCGGCCTGGCTGGAATCGGCGACGGAGCACGATTAG
- a CDS encoding metal-dependent hydrolase, with the protein MSTRLRWLGHSALLFENNGRHVLIDPFLTGNPKAAIKPEDAPADLILISHGHGDHVGDVVSIAKRTGATVATNYEISGWLQQPEQGLSKVEGLQHGGGFTFDDWVRVKLTLAFHGSALPDGSNGGNPCGFLLTFPDGTKVYDAADTALFGDMSLIGDEGLDLALLPIGDYYTMGVEDSIRAVKLLRPKYVVPIHYSTFPTIAQDAEAWADRIRKETHSKPVVMDPGDWFSIPK; encoded by the coding sequence ATGTCCACCCGCCTCCGCTGGCTCGGCCACTCCGCGCTCCTGTTCGAAAACAACGGCCGGCACGTCCTGATCGACCCCTTCCTCACGGGCAACCCCAAGGCGGCGATCAAGCCCGAGGACGCGCCGGCGGACCTCATCCTGATCTCCCACGGCCACGGCGACCACGTCGGCGACGTCGTCTCCATCGCCAAGCGCACCGGCGCGACGGTCGCCACCAACTACGAGATCTCCGGCTGGCTCCAACAGCCCGAACAGGGGCTTTCGAAGGTGGAGGGGCTCCAGCACGGCGGCGGGTTCACGTTCGACGACTGGGTCCGCGTCAAGCTGACGCTCGCCTTCCACGGCTCGGCCCTTCCCGACGGCTCCAACGGCGGCAACCCCTGCGGCTTCCTCCTGACCTTCCCCGACGGGACGAAGGTTTACGACGCCGCCGACACCGCCCTCTTCGGCGATATGTCCCTGATCGGCGACGAGGGCCTCGACCTCGCCCTTCTCCCCATCGGCGACTACTACACGATGGGCGTCGAGGACTCCATCCGAGCCGTCAAACTGCTGCGGCCGAAGTACGTCGTCCCCATTCACTACAGCACCTTCCCCACCATCGCCCAGGACGCCGAAGCCTGGGCCGATCGCATCCGGAAGGAGACGCACTCCAAGCCCGTCGTCATGGATCCGGGGGACTGGTTCAGCATCCCGAAGTGA
- a CDS encoding prenyltransferase/squalene oxidase repeat-containing protein, with product MAGVVVIFWGKTTLYVMILNSAALAVAEEPGVEARALAYLSREVPRWRPENHCFSCHNNGDAARALYQAARLGEPIADATLGETTDWLERPERWEHNGGEGPFSDKVLARIQFAASLADAVDSGRSKDRGALTRAADQVAGDQSGDGSWRVDVEGNVGSPATYGPVLATVMACRSLRAADLQRFTTPLDRADRWLRKTPVRSVLDAAAVVLGLVDENDPDAVAQRRRALDLIGRSEASRGGWGPFLNAPAEPFDTAMVLLALARCRDEEFPGRSEAIRRGRAYLAAVQRPDGSWAETTRPPDGESYAQRLSTTGWALQALLATRAVNAK from the coding sequence TTGGCTGGAGTTGTGGTCATCTTCTGGGGCAAGACAACCCTTTACGTGATGATCCTGAACTCGGCGGCCTTGGCCGTCGCGGAGGAGCCCGGGGTGGAAGCTCGGGCTCTTGCGTATCTGTCTCGCGAGGTCCCTCGCTGGCGACCCGAGAATCACTGTTTCTCCTGCCACAACAACGGCGACGCCGCCCGGGCGCTCTATCAGGCCGCCCGGCTCGGCGAGCCGATCGCCGACGCAACGCTCGGCGAAACGACCGACTGGCTGGAACGCCCCGAGCGCTGGGAGCATAACGGCGGCGAGGGGCCGTTCAGCGACAAAGTGCTCGCGCGAATCCAGTTCGCGGCCTCCCTGGCGGACGCCGTCGATTCGGGGCGATCGAAGGATCGCGGAGCTTTGACGCGCGCCGCCGATCAGGTCGCCGGAGACCAGAGCGGCGACGGATCGTGGCGGGTGGACGTGGAGGGGAACGTCGGATCGCCAGCCACGTACGGGCCGGTCCTGGCGACGGTTATGGCTTGTCGATCGCTCCGCGCGGCCGACCTCCAGCGGTTCACTACGCCCCTCGATCGGGCCGACCGCTGGCTACGTAAGACTCCGGTTCGGAGCGTCCTCGACGCCGCAGCCGTCGTGTTGGGATTGGTCGATGAGAACGACCCCGACGCGGTCGCCCAGCGTCGGCGCGCGCTCGACCTGATCGGCCGAAGCGAGGCATCCCGAGGCGGCTGGGGGCCGTTCCTCAACGCCCCGGCCGAGCCGTTCGATACGGCGATGGTCTTGCTGGCCCTCGCTCGCTGCCGGGACGAAGAGTTCCCCGGGCGATCGGAGGCAATCCGCCGAGGCCGCGCGTATCTCGCCGCCGTTCAGCGTCCCGACGGCAGTTGGGCCGAAACGACCCGCCCCCCTGACGGCGAGAGCTACGCCCAACGCCTTTCCACGACCGGCTGGGCGCTCCAGGCTCTTCTGGCCACGCGGGCCGTTAATGCGAAGTGA
- a CDS encoding DUF3500 domain-containing protein has translation MANDAPRSERVDGCEGWTRRDLLRGLGAGVLGASVPGLGAAAWASDAKPAKDRPSPSDLAETAVARFYKSLSPSQREAICFPFDHKLRSVVKNNWSIVKPSIRDLSTEQQAICREIMKNLSSEDGYERFMRQMKDDSGGFEAYHVAVFGEPESDKPFEWVLTGRHDTLRVDGDSVAASAFGGPIFYGHAAGTDNEDAKHTGNVWWPQAEQANKIFATLDDKQRKQALVDEAEVDASDTVKLKGEKLASTGLSIGTLDGQQKQMTSKLIDSMLALFRECDAAEVRRCLEANGGVDKLRLTFFKEDDIGDDGIWDIWKLEGPAFSWYFRGAPHVHAWLNVSRTA, from the coding sequence ATGGCGAACGACGCCCCTCGATCGGAACGAGTCGACGGTTGCGAAGGTTGGACGCGGCGCGACCTTCTCCGCGGCCTGGGCGCGGGAGTTCTGGGGGCCTCGGTCCCCGGGCTCGGCGCGGCGGCGTGGGCGTCGGACGCGAAGCCGGCAAAGGACCGCCCCAGCCCTTCCGACCTGGCCGAGACGGCCGTCGCGCGGTTCTACAAGTCGCTCAGTCCCTCCCAGCGTGAGGCGATCTGCTTTCCGTTCGACCACAAGCTGCGATCGGTGGTGAAGAACAACTGGAGCATCGTCAAGCCCTCGATCCGCGACCTCTCCACCGAGCAGCAGGCGATCTGTCGCGAGATCATGAAGAACCTCTCCAGCGAGGACGGCTACGAGCGGTTCATGCGGCAGATGAAGGACGACTCCGGGGGGTTCGAGGCTTACCACGTCGCCGTCTTTGGCGAGCCTGAGAGCGACAAGCCGTTTGAGTGGGTGCTGACCGGCCGGCACGACACCCTCCGCGTCGACGGCGACAGCGTCGCCGCCTCAGCCTTTGGAGGCCCCATCTTCTACGGCCACGCCGCCGGCACCGACAACGAGGACGCCAAGCACACCGGCAACGTCTGGTGGCCCCAGGCCGAGCAGGCCAACAAGATCTTCGCCACCCTCGACGACAAGCAGCGCAAGCAGGCGCTCGTCGACGAGGCCGAGGTCGACGCCTCGGACACTGTGAAGCTGAAGGGGGAGAAGCTGGCCTCGACCGGCCTCTCGATCGGCACGCTCGACGGCCAGCAGAAGCAGATGACCTCCAAGCTCATCGATTCCATGCTGGCCCTCTTCCGCGAGTGCGACGCCGCCGAGGTTCGCCGCTGCCTCGAAGCCAACGGCGGCGTCGACAAGCTCCGCCTCACGTTCTTCAAGGAAGATGACATCGGCGACGACGGCATCTGGGACATCTGGAAGCTCGAAGGCCCTGCCTTCTCCTGGTACTTCCGGGGCGCTCCCCACGTACACGCCTGGCTGAACGTCTCGCGAACGGCGTAA